The following coding sequences are from one Dysgonomonadaceae bacterium PH5-43 window:
- a CDS encoding Mn2+/Fe2+ NRAMP family transporter (product_source=COG1914; cath_funfam=3.40.50.10490; cog=COG1914; transmembrane_helix_parts=Inside_1_6,TMhelix_7_25,Outside_26_34,TMhelix_35_54,Inside_55_74), which produces MKKYHTLPLILLAYLIGMAIFTYPGREGNEELSFAQYYATVGVVVVVIIATYFFQKKKYENNEKYKNNRKNKEQ; this is translated from the coding sequence ATGAAGAAATATCATACGCTTCCGTTAATATTACTTGCCTACCTTATAGGTATGGCTATTTTTACTTACCCCGGAAGAGAGGGGAATGAGGAACTGAGTTTTGCTCAGTATTACGCAACTGTAGGTGTTGTTGTTGTAGTTATAATTGCGACATATTTCTTTCAGAAGAAGAAGTATGAAAACAATGAGAAATACAAGAACAACAGAAAAAACAAGGAGCAATAA